Proteins encoded within one genomic window of Augochlora pura isolate Apur16 chromosome 11, APUR_v2.2.1, whole genome shotgun sequence:
- the Tcs4 gene encoding threonyl-carbamoyl synthesis 4 isoform X1 yields the protein MALNMHVCYKRFLKYSMNLNTMSDSYKTDPTLLKTLLHSKPAIILGIETSCDDTGCGIVDSTGTVLGEAISSQHKIHLNFGGIIPSFARSMHTSNITRVCEAALRSANLKLQNIDAIAATVKPGLPLSLNVGTKFGKYLAKIGKKPFIPIHHMEAHALTARMIHKVDFPYLVLLVSGGHCLLAIVEGVSKFYLLGTTLNNAPGEVFDKIARRLKLRNIPEFNTLNGGLAIETAAYKASNVDQFPFAPVMSHYRDCNFSFAGLLSKCTKYIETQEKDHNIIADSIIPNVYDLCAAFQLAAVTHICQRTQRAIEFIDNMSLFPNDKRTLVVSGGVACNNVLAKALDIMSTKLGYNFVQTPPKLCTDNGIMIAWNGVERWVTDTGVIRNENDIDKISVEKNAMLGEDWTKRVQEAGIKCDWIKIKAELI from the exons ATGGCTTTGAATATGCACGTTTGTTATAAACGTTTCTTGAAGTATTCTATGAATTTGAACACAATGTCAGATTCCTATAAAACCGATCCTACGTTATTAAAAACCCTTTTACACAGTAAACCAGCAATAATATTGGGGATAGAAACCAGTTGTGATGATACAGGTTGTGGAATTGTTGACAGCACAGGGACTGTATTAGGTGAAGCTATTAGTTCAcaacataaaattcatttaaa TTTTGGAGGAATTATTCCTTCATTTGCGCGTTCAATGCATACAAGTAATATTACTAGAGTATGTGAAGCTGCTCTCAGGTCTGCtaatttgaaattgcaaaatattgatGCAATAGCTGCAACCGTAAAACCAGGTTTGCCCCTGTCACTCAATGTTGGGACAAAATTTGGAAAGTATTTAGCAAAGATTGGAAAAAAACCTTTCATACCCATACACCACATGGAAGCTCATGCTTTGACAGCGCGAATGATACACAAA gtCGACTTTCCTTATCTTGTTTTACTAGTTTCTGGAGGCCATTGCTTACTTGCAATCGTAGAAGGTGtaagcaaattttatttacttggaACTACTTTGAATAATGCACCTGGGGAAGTGTTTGACAAG attgctcgaagattaaaattaagaaatattcctgaatttaatactttaaatgGTGGTTTAGCAATAGAAACTGCAGCATATAAAGCATCAAATGTCGATCAGTTTCCATTTGCTCCTGTAATGTCGCATTATCGCGattgtaattttagttttGCTGGATTATTGAGTAAATGTACAAAGTACATTGAAACACAAGAGAAAGACCACAATATAATTGCTGATTCGATAATTCCTAATGTTTATGATTTGTGTGCAGCCTTTCAGTTAGCTGCTGTAACTCATATTTGTCAGAGAACTCAAAGGGCAAtagaatttattgataatatgTCATTGTTCCCTAATGACAAACGAACTCTG gttGTATCCGGGGGTGTTGCGTGCAACAATGTTCTAGCTAAAGCATTGGATATTATGAGTACAAAATTGggttataattttgtacagacACCACCTAAATTATGCACAGACAATGGAATTATGATTGCATGGAACGGGGTAGAGAGATGGGTTACAGATACAGGTGTTATTAGAAATGAGAatgatattgataaaatatctgTAGAAAAAAATGCTATGTTAGGAGAAGACTGGACGAAAAGAGTACAAGAAGCTGGGATAAAGTGTGattggataaaaataaaagcagaatTGATTTGA
- the Tcs4 gene encoding threonyl-carbamoyl synthesis 4 isoform X2 — MHTSNITRVCEAALRSANLKLQNIDAIAATVKPGLPLSLNVGTKFGKYLAKIGKKPFIPIHHMEAHALTARMIHKVDFPYLVLLVSGGHCLLAIVEGVSKFYLLGTTLNNAPGEVFDKIARRLKLRNIPEFNTLNGGLAIETAAYKASNVDQFPFAPVMSHYRDCNFSFAGLLSKCTKYIETQEKDHNIIADSIIPNVYDLCAAFQLAAVTHICQRTQRAIEFIDNMSLFPNDKRTLVVSGGVACNNVLAKALDIMSTKLGYNFVQTPPKLCTDNGIMIAWNGVERWVTDTGVIRNENDIDKISVEKNAMLGEDWTKRVQEAGIKCDWIKIKAELI; from the exons ATGCATACAAGTAATATTACTAGAGTATGTGAAGCTGCTCTCAGGTCTGCtaatttgaaattgcaaaatattgatGCAATAGCTGCAACCGTAAAACCAGGTTTGCCCCTGTCACTCAATGTTGGGACAAAATTTGGAAAGTATTTAGCAAAGATTGGAAAAAAACCTTTCATACCCATACACCACATGGAAGCTCATGCTTTGACAGCGCGAATGATACACAAA gtCGACTTTCCTTATCTTGTTTTACTAGTTTCTGGAGGCCATTGCTTACTTGCAATCGTAGAAGGTGtaagcaaattttatttacttggaACTACTTTGAATAATGCACCTGGGGAAGTGTTTGACAAG attgctcgaagattaaaattaagaaatattcctgaatttaatactttaaatgGTGGTTTAGCAATAGAAACTGCAGCATATAAAGCATCAAATGTCGATCAGTTTCCATTTGCTCCTGTAATGTCGCATTATCGCGattgtaattttagttttGCTGGATTATTGAGTAAATGTACAAAGTACATTGAAACACAAGAGAAAGACCACAATATAATTGCTGATTCGATAATTCCTAATGTTTATGATTTGTGTGCAGCCTTTCAGTTAGCTGCTGTAACTCATATTTGTCAGAGAACTCAAAGGGCAAtagaatttattgataatatgTCATTGTTCCCTAATGACAAACGAACTCTG gttGTATCCGGGGGTGTTGCGTGCAACAATGTTCTAGCTAAAGCATTGGATATTATGAGTACAAAATTGggttataattttgtacagacACCACCTAAATTATGCACAGACAATGGAATTATGATTGCATGGAACGGGGTAGAGAGATGGGTTACAGATACAGGTGTTATTAGAAATGAGAatgatattgataaaatatctgTAGAAAAAAATGCTATGTTAGGAGAAGACTGGACGAAAAGAGTACAAGAAGCTGGGATAAAGTGTGattggataaaaataaaagcagaatTGATTTGA